Part of the Diprion similis isolate iyDipSimi1 chromosome 4, iyDipSimi1.1, whole genome shotgun sequence genome is shown below.
GGTGATTGGTCGGAAAATAATTATGGGGTGAAATAGCGAGTCGCGTCACCGTTTCAAGCGACCCTCGACTCTTTGAATTTCCCATCTCCGATTATTAATTCCCGGAGCATAACGTAAAAATCGTGGCTATTCATGTTCGGTAATTTCTGGAACCTGCCGGCCAATTTCGACCTGCCAATTTTTGCCTCCGGAATcgcttcggtgaaattttcgaccAGCGGTACAAATAATGAGAGAGACGCCGACGCCGTTCTGGCTCTTCGAGATTTATATCATCGAGATGTGATTTTTCCCAGGAAGTTACCAGcggaaaaaatatctataataaCGAAGAGCGGCATCCTTCGATAAATCATTGCGATTAGACCGCAACTGTCCTCTCACCATCCATCAAAATTGATTCGCGGTCGGTTCTCCTCGGCAAATATCCGCGTCCTGTTTATTCTGGTGAAAACTTTTAGTGGCTAGTGTCTTTAAAATCTACTCGTGTCCTGAACGTACCGCATTCAGGATCCAAGTTTCCATCCACGTAACCTTCCCGCCATCCTTTCGTACGCAGCTTCTGCGGCTGACAGGCGTGGGTTTGGTGGATAAATGGAGTGATCAAAGATCGGAACAACTGATCTCTAACTCGCCACGCCAGATGCGATCATTAACTACCTGAGCTTGGATTTCGCTGTAGAAAAAACGcgattcaattgaaaaatcgacGAGACAACTGCTTCGTAGCAGTTAATCTGAAGAAAAGGATTCGGATTCAcccgaataaataatttcaaaaggaagaaaaataaaccgtTACTGTCGAAATGGCGAAATTCAGGGCCGGGTGACACTGAGACCCGATAAATCGCGTCGAGCCCAGTGAAACCGAGCTTCCAGCTTTCGTCTCTTCCATATTCGCTCTCCTCCATACCAGCGACGACGCTGGTATCCGGTGGCCACTTTCCTAAGTCTCAAAGTCGTATCTCCTGACGTTCCACTTAGGGGTGTGTCTCGTCCTGGAAGTTATTGCCTCGACGGGTCACTACGCTCGTATTCCAGTCTCATATTTTTCCCCCTCGGTATAGTTGACCTGTTTTTCTGTCCCTCCTGCTCCGAATTTTAatgcaatttcattttcatttaggTATAAAAAACTCGACGATTCCTTTCTCCGAGGATAACTTATGCGTAACGTTGTTCCGCCAATTTCATATCGGCGATCGGTGAAAAGGGATGACGAAAAGGACGACTAAAAGAAATAAGGGTAAGCTGAGCGAAGTTCGCAAGATTTGATCAAGTTCCCGGAGTGTTCCCGGATCGCACGTACACACGCGTGAGAGATGAAATCCTCTCGCTGAACCGCGGGAAGTGTAAAGTATATTGGTCACGAAAATCTCGTGACAAATAAGTTGGAGAGCTTTTCGTGCTCCAGTCTACAAAGTCGAcgtttccaattttcatttgcagcctgattatttattgtctaaaaatacaaaatttcaacagtAGATATCAACGGCCGTAGATTTCTACGATGAAATTGATTCCGTGACCACGCTGGCTTTTGAAGTGAATGGTTACGTTGTGGTTTGCGGGTCCGCCGTATGTGATCGATGGGTACGCTCCGTTGCCGTTGGTCTTTTGGTCCAAAGCTTTCACCTGCGTGATGTTCTCGCGGTTCAAAGTATGGAAAGTTACGTCCTCCTTCACGATCTGGAGCCACGCGCTCGACTTAACGACCGCCTGAAAGTAAGATGCAATTGGAATGGATAGTTGAAGACGATATTAGTCTGGAAGAAATCACGACGGATGTTTCGAAAGTAATTCCTGACTAATTACCTGCCGAATGAGAAGACGATCGccgaattttctttctcccaAGATCAGATTGTGAGAGGCATTTGCGGGCAAAGCCTTGCCCTGATAGGCGAAAGGCACGGCGTTTGGTCCGAAGGAAACGCTGGCCGTAGCGACGAGGCCGACGACGAAGACCAGGGCGATGGAAACCTTCGTTAGCATGGCGATGCTGGGTTTTTGCTCTACGTTGTTCCTCGCAGTAACTGACAGAGTCACGGATTGAAGGGGCAGCTTCGGTGAATATAAAGGCGATGACTTACACTCAAGTGTAGCTGTTCGGCCACTGAAGACGAGGTGTTTGTCTTTGTATTTATACCCGATCCTCTCAGCGCGGTCTTATCTTCATCTCTGACGTGCCGAGGTGCAGACAAAGATAAGGCGCATCGATGTTAGCGTTCCGACACCTTATCTCTTATACATTATGGTGAACAGCGCACTTTAATGGAGTCGGGGAAAAAAATCGGCATCTAATCTCTCGAGTACCCAGAAATCTATATCATAttatcgataattatttttcagggcttttcacttgtttttgacaatttttaaccGTGTTACCTGGATCGATGATCGCGAGAACTTTGGACCTGTTGCACAAAGCCGTCTACGTTTCACCCAGATTCGAATGAAAGTAATTACTTTGCCATCCAGATATCATGTTAAGTAACTTGTACGCACCATTTTAGTAATCTTTCGCTACGGCGAGAAATACTTTAGGGCAAATAATTGTGCACATCGTCATTCGTGATGGCGTCAATTTTTCTATGGAAAATTGACCGGAGAATTTAACTTCATGGTAACAACAGTTTGATGCTCCAAGTATTGCGACGAGCGAAGCAAACAATCACGTCATTTATTTCTCAGTATCGCGTTATCTCACTTctgttgtttgaaaaatcttgggAAACCCCACTGACGATCAGCAGTTTCATAACTATTATTAGCTCCTGATAACCTACTGCGTTGAGTCTTAAACATTTCCAGTCGAATTCCTCATCGCAGAAAAGAGAATGACTGTCATGGTCGGAGATAAGTTTGGAGACCTAGGAACAGAATCCTTGCCAGCAAAACGCAACAGATTACTATACTCACAAAAGTATAGTAGAAAAGTTTCAACTATATGACCGTGAATTTCTCTCGTCAACTTGGAGGAAGACCAAGAAAATTGGCTTATCAGTTGACGACGTGATGCGAGCTGAATTCTGGGTCCATTCCTTTTGCCGGAGGAGTTTGACTCGAGTAACGGGAGAAGAAAACGAGGAAGGAAACTTACGCGGAAACACGTTGCTGGAATAACGTTGACGCTCGCggttttcggctgtaacgCGTAACGTATTACGGAATAAGTATGGAGTTTAGCAAAGTTGGGAGGATGAATTTAATTGCGTAATAGTTACATCAAATTCCGTATATGGAATGAAAAGCACGCGGTGCAATCAGCCGACTGACGCAAGTGAACGAGACTGGCAATATCCGAGAATACCTTTACCTTTTCCTAAAGTTGCCCGTCCAACTTGCTTTCGCGTACTGCAAATACGAAGGGAAAACCTCTGGCAGCCTCGTATCTGTTTCTCAGAGATAACGAACCGCTCTATATTATTTCGACAGATGAATCCCTCCGCACACGGACACAGAGTAGACAGGCAGAATGTATATGTCACTTGTCAGTATTTCCGCAGTTAGAAGTGGATTTTCGTTTGTAGTTGTTGAGGAACTCTGAGTGGAAACCGTTGTGTCAGTAAATCATATTAATAGAATTGCGGTTGAAATTTAGACGCCCCGGTATCTAATTGTTCGGGAAATCTCACTCCATCAGAGCTAGGAGCAGAAAACTTTCCAATTTGAAAGAAACTGCTTCCTAGCCGCAAATCTCCCTCGGGAACGGATCGAGGTATCTATAATGTACAAGATCGAAGCAGTGCCTGATTCATTTCGTTAGTCTGCGTTGTGTGCAGACTACCATGCACGATGCTAACAAGTCTTCCGGATTCCCGCGGGACTTTACTTCAAAGGAttcgttattataaaatttcttcgagAAGCGGGACGGAGACTTGAGAGAAACGAGTTTCCAAGACAAATCCGGGCGTGATTGATGAATTCGCTGAAAATTGCGGAAAAGCAATCGTAAGTAtctacgtatatgtatgcaaATGCACTGCACCACAACCATCACCTGTAGTTCAGATATTTCTAATCGCGGATTAAGTCGACCGATGATACTCATAATCGACGCTTGCAGTTTTAACTGCATCAGGTGCAACGTTGTCCTGTTTATTAAGATGGTATCCCGCTTTTCCAAGAGAATATGTTCCGCCAGATCTGACTATCGATGTTTGTTCAGATCTACGGTAATCAATCGAACAACCGATATAAGATAAACGGGCTGAATAAGTATCAGCACCGTATAATCCGGTTGCAGAGTTTCTCTGAATAAAAGCTTATCGCTTCACTTCAGCTTGATACTGTCAAGACGTGGATTTCTGCAAAGTTTCGTACAAACATTGCGAAGACTCAGTACGAATCCGCCATTCAAAATCATTCTGAAGGTTTGTAGTAGGTATCGGCTGACCATTGTGGGAAGAGAATCGCGATGGGCCGCGTCGATACCAGAATACGAGCAAGGAAGAAGCGTGTTATTATACGTAACAGAGTCCTCGAGCGTTTTGGAGGTAAAAATCCTTTGGGAGCCCAGGCTTTACCCTTGAATTTCCAAGGCGAAGCGTCCTTCGTCTCACGACGTCTGCTCAGGGAAACTGGAGCAACGTTGACGCCCGGTGAAATTCCTCCCGAAAAATTCTCCCTTCGTTTCGGCTCTTCTCATCCCCTCCGTCGAATTTTGAATCACCGTGTAGTCGCGACGTCGCCGATACAGCCGACCGTCGACGTGTCGTCTCCCGTTTCTCTATCGACGAGGGTGAACCCGATTGCCCGCAACCCAATTCCCTCGGGATC
Proteins encoded:
- the LOC124405223 gene encoding probable salivary secreted peptide, which codes for MLTKVSIALVFVVGLVATASVSFGPNAVPFAYQGKALPANASHNLILGERKFGDRLLIRQAVVKSSAWLQIVKEDVTFHTLNRENITQVKALDQKTNGNGAYPSITYGGPANHNVTIHFKSQRGHGINFIVEIYGR